The DNA window AAGGGCGTTGAGTTCACCGCCGAGAAGGGTGAACTGCTAGCCATAATCGGACCGAACGGGGCCGGAAAGTCAACCCTCCTCAAGTGCATGGTGGGGATTCTGCGGCCGAAGGGCCACGTGAGGTTCAACGGGACTAACCTGCTCGAACTGAAGCCCAAGAACAGGGCGAGGCTCATAACCTACGTCCCGCAGAGCTCCTTCCCCGAGTTCGCCTTCACCATCGAGGAGTTCGTTGAGATGGGTGCCTACGCAACCAGGGGCAACGTTGAGGCGGCTTTAAAGCGCGTCGACCTCTGGGAGCGCAGGAAAGAGCCAGTTACGAACCTGAGCGGCGGCGAGTACCAGCTGGCCCTCGTGGCCAGGGCGCTTGCGCAGGGGAGCGAGGCGATACTCCTGGATGAGCCGACGAGCCACCTGGATATAAACCACTCCCTCATGGTGATGGAGCTGCTGAAGGGCCTCAAGGAGGAGAAGATAATCGTGGCCGTTCTCCACGACCTTAACCTGGCCCTCCGCTATGCGGACAGGCTTATCCTTCTGAACGAAGGAGAGAAGTACTGGGAGGGGAAGCCGGCGGAGCTGGAACCCAGGATCGTCGAGGAAGTCTACGGTGTGAGGGCAAAGATAGCCGAGGTCGATGGCCACAGGGTTCTCCTAGCGGGGATTTGAAAGCGGACAAATAAATGGCCGGAATGTGGTCGTATATTCTTTTTCTTCTCCGTTACTCAGGCTCCAAATGAACGAAAGGCCCATCAGGTTTTCCAAACTTTAAGAGTAAATCTTATAAGTTCATATTGAGCAATTAATACGTGAGATTTGCCATGGTGAGAAAGAAACCCCTGTTAGTGGTCTTACTGCTGATTCTCCTGGGAGGAACCACAGCAGGGGCCCTAGACTACACGGCAGGCAACGAAGACTCAGTAACAAGGATACTCGGCTACGACGTCTACAAAATCGAAGGCTCAGGCAACTACATCATCTACTACCCCCTACCCAACGGAAGCGTTAAAGTTCTGAAGAATGGAAAAGCCGGCGGTTTCTTCCCAACCTTCGTCAAAGTACCCAGGCACGAGTGGATAAAGGAACTCTCAACTGCCGAAAAAGCCCTCTACGCCCCACCAACTCCCCTAATACTCTACATCACGGAGGACGGAAAGCTGGGAGTGAAAAGCATAACTTCAAGCAGAATCAAGCTCGAAAGCGAAAAGACGCTGAACCTGAAGGGGGACTATCAGATTCAGGCAAAGGGCTCATGTCCAAGGGGCTGGATAGACTTTGGAGGAAGGTACTGCCTCAACCCCCAGTGGGACCTGTACTTTGACAGAAGAGCAAAGGCAAAAACCTTCGACGAATGGGTCTCAGTAATGGGATTGAAAATTGAGAACAAGGCCGCAGAGAGAGTTAACTACAACTGGCTTTTACATCTCAGTGAGAGCACCTACAGCTACTGGACAGTTGGAATTGACGTGGGACCCTTCACAGTACTCAGCACGGCAATAGGAGAACACTTCAGAGGGTGGGGACTGAAAGTTGGATACTACAGCGACGGAAATCTCCCAATCAATTCCGATGACTGGGAGAGGTATCTCAACATCAGGGTGGAGTATATAGTAGCCCACGCCAAAGTTCCGGCATACGACAAGGTTACGAGGAAGTACATCGACATTCAGATAGCGCAGACGTACCTAATGAAAATCCACAGCACAGGAGAGTATAAAATCGTGGAGTCAAACGATGGCCGCAAGCTTACCACAGAGTCCTCCGGAAGCAATCCCCCCAAAATTACCGCAACTCCAAACATATGGGCAATTCCAAAGGACTGTGAGTGGAATAGAACCCTGATACCTCCCCGCACATCAAAACTTGCCATATCCGTGTGGCAAACCCAAAGCGATAGCTTTAAATCAAGCTCCAGCTTCAGCATTCCAATTGGTTCCTTGGCGGGCAGGTACCTAGCCAATACAAATCCCCAGCTGGGAAAACTCGCCAACGCTTTGAGCATCACAATTGGATTCCACAAGTACAACAATGCCAAGTCAGAAGTGGCGTACACGTTGAGCGTGGATAGCAGGAAGAGCTGCTATGCTATGTACAGTGTTCTGGGAGTTAATGTCGGCACGAGTGGAGCAAAGACAAAGGTAAACGTCCCACTGGTGTTCGGCGTCATAACCGACGGCAAGGTACCTTCACCACCGTGCAACCCGAGAACAGGTGTATGCGTGGACTCCACGAACCCATGGGGAAGAGAAGGAGACTAAATCTCCATTCCCTACTATTTTTAGGGTGCAGAAGCACCGGTAGAGACGGCCCAAGGAGGCTAGAACCCTGGATAACTGAAGACATCTACAGGGAAAGGCCAAGATAACGGAGGTAGATGGTCACAGAGTCATTCTAGCAAGGGTCTAGCAAAGGTTTAAAACGTCGGGTGAGAAGATGGGTCAGGGGTGAGAGAATGGAAACGAAGAAAACCGGCACCACCACCGTGGGAATAAAGGCCAAGGACGGCGTGGTTCTGGCCGCTGATACGCAGGCTTCCCTCGACCACATGGTCGAGACCCTCAACATCAGGAAGATAGTCCCAATCACCGACAGGATAGCGATAACCACCGCGGGAAGCGTTGGCGACGTTCAGGCACTGGCGAGAATGCTTGAGGCTGAAGCCAGATACTACCAGTTCACCTGGAACAGGCCCATGAGCACCAAGGCCATGGCGAACCTGCTCAGCAACATCCTCAACGAGAACAAGTGGTTCCCCTACCTCGTCCAGATAATCATAGGCGGCTACGTTGACGAGCCGACCTTAGCGAACCTCGACCCTATGGGCGGCCTTATCTTCGACGACTACACCGCGACCGGCTCGGGAAGCCCCTTCGCCATAGCCGTCCTTGAGGATGGCTTCAAGAAGGACATGAGCGTCGAAGAGGCAAGGGAGCTCGCGGTTAGGGCCGTCAGGACGGCCGGAAAGAGGGACGTCTACACCGGCGACCGGAAGGTTCAGGTCGTCGTCATAACGAGGGACGGCATGAAGGAGGAGTTCGTCGAGTTCAAGGGGTGAACCGTTCAACGGTTGCACCAAAGCCCTTTTTAATTCTCTTTTCGAGTTTGTAACATGCGGAATCTCCCAGAAAAGTCCGCGGTTCTCGGGCTGGTAGTCCTGCTAATCTTGGCGCTCTACGCAGCGGAGAGGCTAACAGTCAACCCGAGCGCGGTTCTCGGAGAGGTAAACGGGATACTCGACCAGGTTCAGGAGATAAGGAACCTCACATTCAAAGAGAGGCCGAAGATAGTCGTCCTCACGAAGAGCGAGGCTCTAGCTAAATGGAAGCCCGGCAAAGCGGACATCGAGAGGATGAAAATAGAAGAGCTGATCTACAAGATGACCCTTCTCCTCCCCCCGGATTATCAGTACATCAAAAAAGAAACGGAGCGGAGCGCGGGATGGATAGCCGCGACGGTGGGGGATACCATCTACATCATCCAGGAGAACTTCATGTCCGACCAGGACACCGCCAGGAGAACGATGGCCCACGAGAGCGTCCACGTGCTCCAGAAGCAGTGGTTCGACGCGAAGTACGGCGCCGACACCTACGACGGCACCATAGCGGTCCAGTCCCTCATCGAGGGCGACGCAGACCTCGTCGCCGACCTCTACTGTGAGAGGAACGGGATACCGATTCACAAGATACGCTCGCTGAGCGGGAATCCCCTAACCGACCTCCACATCTTCCCCTATGTCTTCGGCGACAGATTTGTGAGGTACCTCTACGAGAAAGGCGGCTGGGGGCTCGTTAACGAGGCGTACAGCCGCTATCCGGTCTCGGCGCAGCAGGTCATGCACCCGGAGCTGTACCTCGAAAACGTTACCCCCCTCAACGTCACCCTGAGCGCACCGCCGAACTCACGGATTCTCAAGGAAGACAGACTCGGCGAGTACTACGTCTACCTCCTCCTCAGGGACGCTGCGAAGCTTGAGGACGAGACCGCCTGGAACGTCTCGATTGCGTGGCGCGGGGATAGGCTTCTCCTAACCCAGAACGCGACGGGTTATCTCCTCCAGTGGAAGGTCGTCTTCTCAAGCGAGAACGCCGCGAAGACCTTTGGGGAAACCGTTTCCAAGCTCGCGGAGGGCAACACCTACGCGAACTACACGATAAGGATTGAAAGGAACTCCGTTCTCCTGATCGCCGAAAGGAGGGAATAAAATGAAGCTCGTCTGCCCCATCTGCGGAAAGACCTACGACGAACCGGTTCAGAGGTGTGAATGCGGCAAGCCCTTGGAGTTCGAAAGGTTCACCGGCGAACCGTACATAGGAAAGAGCGTCTGGGAGCGGTTCTGGGACTTCTGGCCGGTGGAACCGGCACTGGAGCTCTCCCTCGGCGAGGGCGACACGCCCCTTGTGAAGTCGGGGCTCGGCAAAGAGCTTGGAGTGAAGCTCTACCTCAAGAACGAGACGGTAAACCCGACGTGGAGCTTCAAGGACAGGGGCACTTTTCTGGCGATGAGCCATGCCCTAAAGGCCGGCTACAAAACCGTTGGAACCGTCTCCACAGGAAACATGGCGGCGAGCGTTTCGGCCTACGCTTCCCGTTTCGGGTTGAAGGCGAAGATTCTCGTCTCCGAGAGCGCGAGCGACGAGAAGCTGAAGGCAGTTTCGGTTTATGGCGGCGAGGTCATCAGGGTTCACGGCGACTACGGGAGGCTCTACTTCGAGAGCCTGAAGTTGGGGGAAAGGCTCGGGGTCTACTTCATGAACTCGGACAACCCCTTCAGAATCGAGGGCTACAAGGGCATAGCCTTCGAGATAGCCGAGGAGATAAGCCCGGACTACGTTCTGATTCCGACCAGCTCGGGCGGGCTCTTCCGGGGAATAGCCAAAGGCTTCATCGAGCTCCACGAGAGCGGGCTCATCGATGACCTCCCAACCCTCATAGCGGTTCAGGCGGAGGGCTGTTCGCCGATATACAGGGCTTTTAGGGAAGGTAAAGCAAAAATCGAGCGTTTTGAGAGCCCCAAGACCATAGCTAAGGCCATAGCCAACCCGTATCCGCCGAGCGGGAACGTGGTTCTGAAACTCCTGAGGGACTTCGGCTGGAAATGTGTATCCGTTTCCGACGATGAGATACTCGAAGCTCAGAGAAAGCTCGCCGGCGAAGGCCTCTTCGTCCAGCCGGCGAGTGCTACAGGCATAGCGGCGCTGAAGAGGCTCGACCTTCCAAGCGGGGCCAAGGTCGTCTCGATACTCACCGGTTCGGGCTTGAGAACCCTCAGGCGCACCTCGAAGGGAGAAATTACGGAGTGCCCGCTCGAAGGGCTTGAAAACTGCATCAGAAACGATTCATAAAGAAACGCTTTGCCCGCTGCCTGTTCCCCTCATTTTTCTCTGACAGCAGGTCAGGATTCTCCGCGAATAGGAGCTCATAGAGGCGCTTCAAGAGGAGCATGGCCGCAGCATAAAGCCACACAAAGAACGCGGCGATACCGTTGGTGAAATAGCTCCAGAAGAGTAGCGTTCCGGCCATAATGCCAAATGATAGGGCAATCATGAGCCTAAGTAGGAGCGCATAGCCGTAACGCTCCATCAACAGCCCAAAGTCCACACCACTCACCAAACATTTACAATGGTGTAAATGTTTATAAGCCTTACTCCCGACGAAAGTTCAGAAAGAAATGGTAAGCCGTAAAACCCGGCAAAGCGTATAAATGGAAAGGATGTAGCAACACCGGTGATACCATGCTGATTGGAGCCGCGGTTATGCCCCACGGAAACCCCGTCCTGGAGCCGGAAGACAATGAGACGAGAAGACTCGCGGAGGTTCTCAGGAAGATCGGCGAGGAATTCAAGGGGGCTGAAGCCTACGTCCTCATAAGCCCGCACAACGTCCGGATGAGCGACCACCTCGGCGTGGTCATGGCGGAACATCTCGTCTCGTGGCTCGGCTTCGAGGGCAAAGAGCTTCCCGGAGAATGGGAGACCGAGAGAGACCTCGCGGGGAAAATCTACGAGTCGGCGAAGGGTGCCGGCCTGCCCGTTGCTGACCTGAACTTCGCCGCACTGAGCGGTGAGTACTCGCGCTGGCCGCTGAGCTGGGGCGAGCTCATACCCCTGCAGTTCCTCGAAAAGAAGCCGCTCGTTCTTCTGACGCCGGCCAGAAACGTGTCCAGAGAAGCCCTCGTTCGCTTCGGCGAGATTATCGCGGAGGTCATAGAGGGGAGCGGGAAGCGGGTGGCCTTCATAGCCAGCGCCGACCACGGGCACGGACACGATGAAAAGGGCCCGTACGGGAAGGTGAAGGAGAGCGAGGAGTACGACAGGCTCGTCATGGAGATTCTCTCTGAAAACAGGCTGGAGAGGCTCATGGAAATCCCCGAAGAGCTCGTGAGAAAAGCCCTGGTGGACAGCTACTGGCAGCTCCTCGTCCTCTACGGCCTCCTGAAGAAGGTTCCAATGGAGATAAGGGAAACCGCCTATGCCTGCCCGACCTACTTCGGCATGGCCGGAGCGCTGTGGGTGATGAAAGCTTGAATGCAACTTATTCATCTTTGTGTATTGGAAATACGCAAACTTTTTAAATTATTGTGTATTGGAGATACACATGATTTCGCTGATAGAGATTACCGAGGAATACCTCGGCTCCCTCAGGTTTGTCGAGGAAATACCCAGAGAAGTTGAGTTGCCCGTGGGAAGGGACATAAAGGCCATAATCGGACCCAGAAGGGTAGGGAAAACGTTCCTGCTTCTCAAGAAGGCCGAATCCATCAAAGACCGCCAAAACGTTCTCTACCTTCCCTTCGATGAACCGGAGCTGAGAAGACTAACTGCCCGGAAGCTGGCGGAAAGAGTCAGGCGAGAATTCCCCGAAGGCGAGGTGGTTCTTTTCCTCGACGAAGTTCAGGAATGGGCGGAATGGGACGTCAAGCTTAGGTGGCTTCACGACGTTGGAGATTTCGATGTATACATCTCGGGCTCCTCCTCCACCCTTATGTCCTCCGAGATACCCTCACGCCTGAGGGGAAGGCACGTCTCAAGGCTGATCCTCCCGCTATCATTCAGGGAAATCGCGGGGGAGTCAGGAAAAACCTTCCGGGAAAGGGGGAAACTCCAGGCGGTTCTGAAAGATTACATAAAGTGGGGAGGTTTCCCAGAGGTATGGACGACCAGATCAAGGGAGAAGATTATTTCAATACTCGAAACCATGTTCTACAGGGACATGGTGAAGCGCTTTGCCTTCAGGGATGTCAAAGAATTTCAGGAGGCCTTCTACCACATACTTTCCCTCTACGGCGGCTACTTCACGTACCGCTCCCTCCAGAGGGCCCTGAAGGGCCTCGGCGTCGATGCAAACCTGAAGACAGTCATGAACTACCTCAGGGCAATGGAGGAATCCTTCCTCGTTTTCCAGCTCCCAATATTCTCACCCTCAACGAGGGAGATGATGATAAAACCCAGAAAGCTGTATCTCGTTGACACTGCCTTTGCCTCCCTCTTTTTCAAAGGACATGATGAAGGGAGAAAACTGGAGAACCTGGTGTTCATAGAGCTGTTGAGGGAGAAGAGCTACTGGAACCAGTCGCTCGATATCTCCTACTACTCTGACGGAAAGAACGAGGTCGACTTTGTTGTGCGGGAGGGTCCTCACATAAGGGAGCTCATCCAGGTGACCTACGAACTGAACGCCGCCAACTACGAGAGGGAGGTTAAAGGGCTAATTAGAACTGCCAAGAGACTCGAAGTGAGTAAACTCACTATAGTCACGATGGAGGATGAAGAACTGCTTAAAGAAGGAAACCTAACGGTGGAGGTTCTTCCAATTTGGAAGTTCCTCCTCAGAGGACATCGAAGCTTACCTCAAGCAGCCCCTTGCTCCTCCTAAAGCGGACCTTTCTGATTTTTATCTCACCGATTTCTCCTGTCGTCGCGGTGTGCTCCTTGTTGCACGCGTTGACGTTCCAGCCCTCTATGACGACGACCCGGAGGGTTCTCACCTCCGGCGGAATCGGGAAGAGGTCGTACATATCCCCTCCGAAGCGCTCCTCGGCTTCCTCTCGCGGAAGCTCGTAAACCTGAACCGGTGCGTTTTCCTTTACCTTCTCGTTGGTGAGGCGCTCTATCTCGGCGACTTCCTCCGGCGTTGGCTTCCTGTCGAACTTGACGGTTAATCTCCCGTGGTTCCCATCAACGTAAACACTCGCAGTCCACTTGGCGTTTTCGCCCAGAACCTTGACGACGGCGCCCTTAACCACGTGCAGGGCAGTGTGGGTTCTAACCTCAACCGACGGCATAGGCATCGTTTCATCTTCTCGGAGGGATTATTAACTGTTGCGGGACGTTGGGATAGTCCGGAAGGTTATTAATCCCACAGGTAAATTCAAACGGAGATTATTCAGCGGCGCTTGAAGGTTTTTCAGTTCACTGGTGTCCCAACCGAATAATTCACGCGTTGAGCTTGCACCATTAAACAAAAACCGTTATAAATGCCAAAAACGATACACCAGTGCCGAATTAACAACTTTTGAGGTGGTCAACATGGCCGAAAAGAAGAGAAAGAGGGTTCTGATTTTGGGCGCCGCCGGAAGGGACTTCCACAACTTCAACACATTCTTCAGGGACAACCCCGACTACGAGGTCGTTGCCTTCACCGCCACTCAGATTCCGGACATCGAGGGAAGGGTCTACCCGCCCGAGCTCGCCGGTGAGCTCTACCCGAACGGAATTCCGATCTGGAGCGAGGACGACCTTGAGAAGATCATCAAGGAGCACGACATCGACGTTGTCGTCTTCGCCTACTCCGACGTTCCGCACGAGCACGTCATGCACCTCGCGAGCAGGGCCCACTCAGCTGGTGCCGACTTCTGGCTCCTCGGCCCGAAGAGCACCATGCTCAAGTCCAGCAAGCCGGTCATAGCGGTCACCGCCGTCAGAACCGGTTGCGGAAAGAGCCAGACCAGCAGGAAGGTCGCCCAGATCCTCCAGGAGATGGGCTACAAGGTCGTCGCGATAAGGCACCCAATGCCCTACGGCGACCTCAGGAAGCAGATCGTCCAGCGCTTCGCCAGCTACGAGGACCTCGACAAGCACGAGTGCACCATCGAGGAGCGCGAGGAGTACGAGCCCTACATCGACAGGGGCATGGTCGTCTACGCGGGCGTTGACTACGAGAAGATTCTCCGCGAGGCCGAGAAGGAGGCCGACATCATCCTCTGGGACGGCGGAAACAACGACTTCCCGTTCTACGAGCCCGACCTCTGGATAGTCGTCACCGACCCGCACAGGCCCGGCCACGAGCTCAAGTACCACCCCGGTGAGACCAACTTCCGCGCTGCAGACGTCATAATCATCAACAAGATCGACACCGCCAACCGTGATGACATCCAGAAGGTCCGCGAGAGCATCGAGAAGGTCAACCCGAACGCCGTCATCATCGACGGTGCCTCACCGCTCTACGTCGACCAGCCGGAGCTCATCAAGGGCAAGCGCGTTCTCGTCGTTGAGGACGGTCCGACCCTCACCCACGGCGGCATGAAGTACGGAGCCGGTTACATCGCCGCCAAGAAGTACGGAGCTAAGGAAATAATCGACCCGAGGCCCTACGCCGTCGGCTCGATCATCGACACCTACAAGAAGTACAGCCACCTCGACGTCATCCTGCCGGCAATGGGCTACGGCGAGAAGCAGATCAGGGAGCTTGAGGAGACTATCAACCGCGCAGATGCCGACGTCGTCATCATGGGTACCCCCATCGACCTCCGCCGCGTCATGAAGCTCAACAAGCCGGCCGTCAGGGTCAGGTACGAGCTTGAGGAGATCGGCGAGCCGAAGCTCAGGGACGTCCTCAAGGAGTTCGTCGAGAAGCACGTCAAGAAGGAGTGATCCTTCTTTTTCATTCTCTTCTTCTCAGAACCAGCCAGACGTCGTTTCCCTCGAACCCACAGCGCCGGTAAAGCGCCTCCGGGTTCGTTCTGTTGTCAAGCTCGCCCGAAACCGTCGTGAAGACCGCCAGACTCTGCAACCTGCGAAGGAGTTCGAACACCACGGCCTTTCCAAGGCCCATCCCGCGGTAAGAGGGGTGAACCTGTATCCATTCCAGCGAGCCCTCGCCGATGGAGCGGTCAAGGTCGGCTATTCCAAGGGCAACGGGCTCATCGCCCTCAAGAATCCAGAGCCAGAGCGACCGGTCGAAAGCGGGACTTAACGTCCACGATCTGACTTCACTGGAACTCACGTTGATGTCCTCGTAGCAGAGGTTTATGAAATCCGCCACTTTACTGGCCTCAGCAGGTACGTCCACATCACCGAATGAAAAGCCTGCCGACAGGAACGGTTCTTCAAGAGCCGCACCTCGGTGGACGAGCCTGAAGTATCTCTCAACATAAAATTCCTCCAGGTCGAGAGTCCTGGCAAGTCCCGCGTGCAGGAGCGCGAAATCCAGCCCATCAATATCCGGGGGAACGCCGTTCAAGTCCCAGTAGACGTAGAGGCCTCTGCCCTTCCTGGCTTCTAGATGGACGACTTCCCCTCCGCGAACGTCTATGGAGGTCTCCATTCCGTCAAGCATCGCCAGGGTCTTCCAGAGGGCGTTTGGAAGCGTTCCAGCCGGGTCCCTGAGGTACAGTTCGGTTAGTGCAGTTTTAAAGTCCATGGGAGCAATACTCCCGAAGAAATTTAAACTTTGGGTTACGGAAAGCTTTTTTATCGCGGGACGTCACATAGGTAGGTGGTCGTATGGGAGATGCAGTCATCTTTGGGACAGTATGGGCGCTCGGCATGTTCCTAATGGCACTCCAGTTGCTCGCCCTTGTGTGGGTCATCTACGACGTCCTCACAAAGCAGAAGAGAATGTCGGACGTTGAAAAGGTCATCTGGATAGTCCTAGCGTTCCTCTTCACGATACTGGGAGCGCTGGTGTACTACCTGCTCGTCAAGAGAAATGGCAAATACGAGGAGAACCGCGAGGAGCCGCCCGTCTACTGATCAGGGACCAAATGCAATGCAGGAAATCCTTATATAGACCGGAAATGAGATGGAACCACTGAAGGCGGGAGGGGCCGTAATGAACGAAACCGTCAGCAAAACGGACGCTTTTTTGAAAAACAATGGTGTCTGGGAAGGGGAGTTTTCAAACTACGTTAACCAGATGGAAGGAATCACACAGCGCGGGAAGATGAT is part of the Thermococcus sp. 21S7 genome and encodes:
- a CDS encoding GNAT family N-acetyltransferase; its protein translation is MDFKTALTELYLRDPAGTLPNALWKTLAMLDGMETSIDVRGGEVVHLEARKGRGLYVYWDLNGVPPDIDGLDFALLHAGLARTLDLEEFYVERYFRLVHRGAALEEPFLSAGFSFGDVDVPAEASKVADFINLCYEDINVSSSEVRSWTLSPAFDRSLWLWILEGDEPVALGIADLDRSIGEGSLEWIQVHPSYRGMGLGKAVVFELLRRLQSLAVFTTVSGELDNRTNPEALYRRCGFEGNDVWLVLRRRE
- a CDS encoding PLDc N-terminal domain-containing protein → MGDAVIFGTVWALGMFLMALQLLALVWVIYDVLTKQKRMSDVEKVIWIVLAFLFTILGALVYYLLVKRNGKYEENREEPPVY
- a CDS encoding DUF4157 domain-containing protein produces the protein MRNLPEKSAVLGLVVLLILALYAAERLTVNPSAVLGEVNGILDQVQEIRNLTFKERPKIVVLTKSEALAKWKPGKADIERMKIEELIYKMTLLLPPDYQYIKKETERSAGWIAATVGDTIYIIQENFMSDQDTARRTMAHESVHVLQKQWFDAKYGADTYDGTIAVQSLIEGDADLVADLYCERNGIPIHKIRSLSGNPLTDLHIFPYVFGDRFVRYLYEKGGWGLVNEAYSRYPVSAQQVMHPELYLENVTPLNVTLSAPPNSRILKEDRLGEYYVYLLLRDAAKLEDETAWNVSIAWRGDRLLLTQNATGYLLQWKVVFSSENAAKTFGETVSKLAEGNTYANYTIRIERNSVLLIAERRE
- a CDS encoding ATP-binding protein produces the protein MISLIEITEEYLGSLRFVEEIPREVELPVGRDIKAIIGPRRVGKTFLLLKKAESIKDRQNVLYLPFDEPELRRLTARKLAERVRREFPEGEVVLFLDEVQEWAEWDVKLRWLHDVGDFDVYISGSSSTLMSSEIPSRLRGRHVSRLILPLSFREIAGESGKTFRERGKLQAVLKDYIKWGGFPEVWTTRSREKIISILETMFYRDMVKRFAFRDVKEFQEAFYHILSLYGGYFTYRSLQRALKGLGVDANLKTVMNYLRAMEESFLVFQLPIFSPSTREMMIKPRKLYLVDTAFASLFFKGHDEGRKLENLVFIELLREKSYWNQSLDISYYSDGKNEVDFVVREGPHIRELIQVTYELNAANYEREVKGLIRTAKRLEVSKLTIVTMEDEELLKEGNLTVEVLPIWKFLLRGHRSLPQAAPCSS
- a CDS encoding ABC transporter ATP-binding protein gives rise to the protein MRTLEVRVSFAYGEKEVLKGVEFTAEKGELLAIIGPNGAGKSTLLKCMVGILRPKGHVRFNGTNLLELKPKNRARLITYVPQSSFPEFAFTIEEFVEMGAYATRGNVEAALKRVDLWERRKEPVTNLSGGEYQLALVARALAQGSEAILLDEPTSHLDINHSLMVMELLKGLKEEKIIVAVLHDLNLALRYADRLILLNEGEKYWEGKPAELEPRIVEEVYGVRAKIAEVDGHRVLLAGI
- a CDS encoding extradiol dioxygenase, which encodes MLIGAAVMPHGNPVLEPEDNETRRLAEVLRKIGEEFKGAEAYVLISPHNVRMSDHLGVVMAEHLVSWLGFEGKELPGEWETERDLAGKIYESAKGAGLPVADLNFAALSGEYSRWPLSWGELIPLQFLEKKPLVLLTPARNVSREALVRFGEIIAEVIEGSGKRVAFIASADHGHGHDEKGPYGKVKESEEYDRLVMEILSENRLERLMEIPEELVRKALVDSYWQLLVLYGLLKKVPMEIRETAYACPTYFGMAGALWVMKA
- a CDS encoding alanyl-tRNA editing protein — its product is MPSVEVRTHTALHVVKGAVVKVLGENAKWTASVYVDGNHGRLTVKFDRKPTPEEVAEIERLTNEKVKENAPVQVYELPREEAEERFGGDMYDLFPIPPEVRTLRVVVIEGWNVNACNKEHTATTGEIGEIKIRKVRFRRSKGLLEVSFDVL
- the thrC gene encoding threonine synthase — translated: MKLVCPICGKTYDEPVQRCECGKPLEFERFTGEPYIGKSVWERFWDFWPVEPALELSLGEGDTPLVKSGLGKELGVKLYLKNETVNPTWSFKDRGTFLAMSHALKAGYKTVGTVSTGNMAASVSAYASRFGLKAKILVSESASDEKLKAVSVYGGEVIRVHGDYGRLYFESLKLGERLGVYFMNSDNPFRIEGYKGIAFEIAEEISPDYVLIPTSSGGLFRGIAKGFIELHESGLIDDLPTLIAVQAEGCSPIYRAFREGKAKIERFESPKTIAKAIANPYPPSGNVVLKLLRDFGWKCVSVSDDEILEAQRKLAGEGLFVQPASATGIAALKRLDLPSGAKVVSILTGSGLRTLRRTSKGEITECPLEGLENCIRNDS
- a CDS encoding cyclic 2,3-diphosphoglycerate synthase, whose translation is MAEKKRKRVLILGAAGRDFHNFNTFFRDNPDYEVVAFTATQIPDIEGRVYPPELAGELYPNGIPIWSEDDLEKIIKEHDIDVVVFAYSDVPHEHVMHLASRAHSAGADFWLLGPKSTMLKSSKPVIAVTAVRTGCGKSQTSRKVAQILQEMGYKVVAIRHPMPYGDLRKQIVQRFASYEDLDKHECTIEEREEYEPYIDRGMVVYAGVDYEKILREAEKEADIILWDGGNNDFPFYEPDLWIVVTDPHRPGHELKYHPGETNFRAADVIIINKIDTANRDDIQKVRESIEKVNPNAVIIDGASPLYVDQPELIKGKRVLVVEDGPTLTHGGMKYGAGYIAAKKYGAKEIIDPRPYAVGSIIDTYKKYSHLDVILPAMGYGEKQIRELEETINRADADVVIMGTPIDLRRVMKLNKPAVRVRYELEEIGEPKLRDVLKEFVEKHVKKE
- the psmB gene encoding archaeal proteasome endopeptidase complex subunit beta, which encodes METKKTGTTTVGIKAKDGVVLAADTQASLDHMVETLNIRKIVPITDRIAITTAGSVGDVQALARMLEAEARYYQFTWNRPMSTKAMANLLSNILNENKWFPYLVQIIIGGYVDEPTLANLDPMGGLIFDDYTATGSGSPFAIAVLEDGFKKDMSVEEARELAVRAVRTAGKRDVYTGDRKVQVVVITRDGMKEEFVEFKG